Within Sorangiineae bacterium MSr11367, the genomic segment CGAGCGCGGAAAACTCGTCGCTCGATTGGAAGGCGCAATACAAATACATCGAAGACATTCACGACGGGCGCGGATACACGGCCGGCATCATCGGCTTTTGCTCGGGCACCGGCGACATGCTGGAGCTCGTCGAGAGTTACCAAAAGGCAAAAGCGGGCAACGTCCTCGAAAAGTATCTCCCGGCCCTGCGCAAGGTGAATGGGACCGATTCGCACGAAGGGCTCGATCCGAACTTCAAACCCGATTGGGAAGCCGCGGCGGCCGATCCCGCCTTTCAGCACGCGCAAGACGACGTGCGCGATAGGATCTATTTCAATCCTGCCGTTCAGCAAGCCAAGAAAGACGGACTCGGCGCACTCGGGCAATTCGCGTATTACGACGCCATTGTCATGCACGGCCCGGGTGATACACCGGTCAGCCTCGGTGGAATTCGCAAGACGGCGATGGGCCACGCCAAGACGCCGGCGCAAGGTGGCAACGAAGTCGCGTACATTCGCGCATTTCTCGATGCGCGCGTCGCGGCCATGAAGACCGAACCCGCGCACACGGACACCGACCGCGTAGACACCGAGCAGCGCGTCTTCCTCGACCAAGGCAATCTCGACCTGCACACGCCGCTCGCCTGGAAGGTATACGGCGACAATTACCGCATCGAGCGGTGAGCACGCCGCGGCGCCCTCATTCGCGGCTGGACCGATGCGATCGGTCGTCGTAGCCTGAGCGTGCGCACATGAGTGTACTACGGAGCTTCGATCTCACGGGGAAGCGCGCGCTGGTCACCGGCGGCAACCGAGGCCTCGGCAAGGCCTTCGCGTTCGCCCTCGCCGAGGCCGGCGCCAGCGTGGCGATCACCGGGCGCGATGCCGCTGCCAATGCGACCGCGCACGAGCAAATGGCCGGCGCCGGCCATCGCGTCGTGGCGATCACCGCCGACATGACCCAGCGCGCCGACGTGGAACGGTCGCTCGCCGAGGCCATCGACGGTCTTGGCGGCGTCGACATCCTGATCAACAACGCGGGCCAGTGCATCCACAAGGCGGCATTCGACGCGACGGATGAGGAGTTCGACCAAGTCTTCGACCTCAACGTGCGCGGCCTCTGGCTTTGCAGCAAGGTTTTCGGCAGGCACATGGCCGACCATCGAGGTGGCGTGATGGTCAATGTCGGCTCGATCTCGGCGCTGATCGTGAACCGACCGCAGATGCAGGCATCGTACAACGCTTCCAAGGCCGCCGTTCACCAGCTCACCAAGTCCCTTGCGGTCGAGTGGGCACCGCACAACATCCGCGTCAACGCGCTGGCCCCCGGGTACGTGAAAACCGAGATGGCGCCGGTCGACAAACCGGAGTTCCGGCGGATGTGGATCGAAGACTCGGTTCAAAAGCGTTACGCAACCCCCGAGGAAATCGCGCCCAGCGTGATCTACCTCGCCAGTGACGCCTCCGCGTTCATGACCGGCTCCGTCCTGGTCATCGATGGCGGCTACACGGTTTACTAAACTACATTTCGATTCATGCCAACGGGTTCCGATTGACGCCCGATTGACGCGTCGATGGCATGAGCACAGCGCGCGTTCGAATATTGGATACCTTTCGTTTATGGTTTCGCTTCGAAAATATATATAAAATTTAACCAACGAAGACGCACTAGGCTTTCGAGATGTGACCCGACACATTTGATCCGCCAATCTCGCTACCAAGCGTCGCAACCCAGCAGTTCGACACTTCGCGGATTGATGAATCATGCGCCGGGGCCCCATCTCATTCGCAGTTACATACAGTTATTTCAATTTGGAACGGAGAAAGCCAATGCGTATCGTCCGCAGTTTCCTCGTCGCGTCCTTGGCAGCAGGAAGCCTGGCCATGATCGCGCCCATCTCGGCGCACGCCGCCACCGGCACCGTGAACGTCTGTGGAGACACCTACGTAGACCCGAGCGGCGACATCCACTGGGATGGCAGCGGTGGCCGGCTCAATCAATGCTTTCATTCGAGTTCGCCGAGGGTGACGAACAACACCGATGAGGCGATCTATATCCTCGTGCAGTTTGGACGAGATGAGCCCACGGCGTGGTACAAGGTCGAACCTGGCGAAAGCAAGAACATCCCATTTGGCTTCTGGGGGATCCGCGCCAACTAAACCACCGAGCACGATCCGCGAACAGCGTCACAAGAGAAAGTAGGCCGCCAGGACGCCCAAAAAAGAGTCGCAGGATCGCCAGATGAACGAACACTAAACCCTTCTTTTGGGTTTATTACCGTTCCCGTTGGATCCTGGCGGCCTTTGGCGTCTTGGCGCTTTCCTTCTTCCTGTCCGAGAATTGTGCTCGCCCATTGGAGCAAAGTTCGTGCGAGCATGCTTCCATGGTGCTCGCGCATCTGCGGTCCTTGGTCCTGCCCCTTTTTGCTTCGGTGTTCGTGCCCTGGCTTCTCGTGGGGCTCGGCGACGAGCCGCCGCGAACGACGTGGTGGCACGCCCTGCGCGCCGCCCCCGTCCTCGCCATGGGCCTGGCGATGCTCGGATGGACGGTCGCGCTCTTCGTGCGGGTCGGCAAGGGAACGCTGGCGCCATGGAACCCAACGAGGCGGCTCGTGGTGGTCGGGCCCTACGCCCATGTCCGCAATCCGATGATCAGCGGCGTCTTTTGCATCCTCTGCGGCGAAGCCCTGCTGCTCGAATCGTCGCGCATGGCGACATGGGCGCTGCTCTTCCTCGTCGTCAACCACGTCTACTTCGTCTTCTCGGAAGAGCCAGGCCTCACGATGCGATTTGGTGCAGAATACACTGAATACGCGCTCCACGTTCCGCGGTGGCTCCCTCGGCTGCGCCCATGGCGCCCCGATCGGACACTTTGACAAGGCACCGACTCGTACCTCGGGGAACATTTGTCAAGATTGCAGGAATAGGAAGGCGCGACGCTCCTATGCCGGAAATCGTGGGGGGCCAGGCCGTGGCCCTGCTCTTGCTATTCATCGCACCATGGGCCGTCATTCCAATGCCGAATCGGGACAACACGGGGCGCAGGGAAAGGCCGCGGTGATCGTCGTCGGCGGGAGCGGCGGCATGTCGGACCGCTACCGCACGATCGTCGAAGAGCGCGGGCTCGAGCTGCGTCACTTCGAGAATCGCGTCCCCAATGGCACGCGACGCATCCTTGGGCGGGTGGCCGCGGTCATCGTCATGGTCGGCATGGTCTCGCATTCGCTTCGCGATCAGGCAAAGTCGCTCGTCCCCGACGATGCTCCCGTCGTCTATTTGCGCTCCGCGTCCCTCTCCGCACTGCGAAACGCCGTCGCGTCGATCGAGCCTTGACATAGCGCGGTTGCTGCGCGCCCAGGGCGCCGCCGCGAAATTTCTGCCGAGCAGCGCTACTTCTTGCGCGAACGCTGAGAGCGAGAGCATCGAGAACGCCTTCGCCCCCGAGGCGTAGCGATCTCGGCCAATGTAGTCAGTGACAAGATCTATGTTGCCGCCATCAATATCGACGCTATGTTGTCGATGACAATATTGGAGGCGAACATGAACGACTTGCGATCGACGTTTCTCCCGCTCGCCGTTGCGGCGTGCGTCTCGACCATCGGCTGCGCATCCCTCGCCATTGCCACGGCACCCGACAAGCAGGCGGTGCACGATGACTCGGCCGGAGCGAAGGTCGCCGACGCGGCCTTCTGGTCGACCCTCCACGGAGGGCACTACGAGCAAATTGGCGGCACGCTCGATCTTCTCGAGGCGGCATACCTTGCGCGCCCGAATGACCCCAAGACGGCGGCACACATCGGCTTCCTGCACATCTGGCGGGTCTCGGAGCGGGAGCGCATGGAAACCGTCCCGCCGACGGTCACGGACGACATCGCACTCGCACGCCGCTACTTCGACGAGGCCGTCCGGCTCGACGCGAAGGATGCGCGCATCCACGGGTTTCTCGCCGCAACGATGCTCGCCGAGGGGAGAATTCACAGTGACGAGAAGCTCACGCGCAAGGGCTTCTTCGAAATGCAGGACGCGGTGAGTGAATGGCCCGAGTTCAACTTGTTCACCCGCGGCTACGCGATGAGCGGGCTTCCCTTCGACCACGAGCGCTACGCCGGCGCGGTCGAGGATCAGTGGGCGACGCTCGACACCTGCGCACACGGCGAACGAATCGACAGGAAGACCGCAGATTTCGCACCGTACATGGGCCTCGAGACGCGGACAGGACGGAAACGCACTTGTTGGAACTCGTGGATCGCGCCGCACAACTTCGAGGGATTCTTCCTCAACATGGGCGACATGATCGTGAAGGCCGGCGACCCAAAGACGGCGCGCAAGGTGTACGCGCAGGCGAAGCTCTCGAAGGAGTATTCGGCATGGCCTTACCGCGACGTGTTGGACCGGCGCATCGCGCAGGCCGACGAAAACGTCACCTGGTTCCGCACGCCGGCCAAGGGCGACAAGGAGCGTCGCATCATGGGTGACAGCGCCTTCGCCTGCACCGGTTGCCACCAGCAATGAGCCATTCCCTCGAGCGTGCCACCATGTTCGATTATCTCTTTACGGTCATGGGCCCCATCGGCAGCGCGGCGGTTCTGGCGACGCTCCTGATCGCCCTCACCTTCGTCGTTTTCATTGCAAACGCGGTGAATCCAAAAAGACTTCGCGGGCATTGAGATCTTCTCGCGATGCGGAGCAGGTCTACCGACCGCTTCGCCTGTCGAACACATGTCTGCTTGACCGCGTCCATATTCGAACGGAAGTCTTTCGACTTCATGAATACGCGAGGGTGCCCGCGCAACGCGCTTCGCCGGCAAATACCGCCCTCTTCGCGTGGAGAAGCCGTGTGATCGCATCGATCATCAGGCGATCCGACTGGCCATGATCGATTCGATCATCTGCGTAAAAAATAGACGTATATGCAACCGGAACGATACTTGCGAAACAAGGACATCCCACTTCCACAGCCTAGTGAGGAAACCCATGTCAAGAATTCGATTCCACGTTTCGGCGATGAGTGTTGCTCTGGTCATGATCGCGGGAGGTTGCGCCGTAACCGCGAAGGACGACTCCACGACCTCGGCGAACTCGGTCACGAGCGCACTCGTTGCGAAGAGAAGCGAGCCGTACCTTTACATGGGGTGGGGCGATCCTCCTAGCCCGAGCGCGGTGATGAACGCGAGCGGCGTTCGCTCGTTCACCATGGCGTTCGTGCTTTCATCGGGCGGCTGCAATCCCGCCTGGGATGGTTCCAGGCCACTCACGGGTGGGGTCGACGCCAATGCCATTTCGGAAATTCGAAATGCAGGCGGCGACATCGTGCCATCGTTTGGTGGATGGAGCGGAAACAAGCTCGGACCGAACTGTGCGACGGCATCCGAGTTGGCCGGGGCCTACCAAAAGGTCATCGACGCATACCAGCTCAAAGCCATCGACATCGATATCGAGAACACCGACGAATTCGAGAACCCCACCGTCCAAGATCGCATCTTGAGCGCCTTGAAGATCGTCAAGGACAACAACCCCGGCATCGTCACCATCGCCACCTTCGGAACCACGACGTCCGGTCCCAATGACACGGGAAAGCGCCTCATCGATCAATCGAAGGCGCTCGGGTCCAACATCGATATCTTCACACTCATGCCGTTCGACTTCGGCAGCTCGAACATCTACAACGACACCGTGGGTGCCGCCGAGGGGCTCAAGAGCAAATTGCAGTCGACCTTCGGCTGGTCCGACGCTGAGGCCTACGGCCACATTGGCATCTCGGGGATGAACGGCCTTTCCGATCAACAAGAGATGACCAGCGTCGAGACCTGGACGCAGATTCGCGATTGGGCCCGCGGCAAGGGCCTGGCTAGGCTCGCATTCTGGGCGGCCAACCGCGATCGAGGGTGCCCCGGCGGTGGCGTCGTTTCCAATTGCAGTGGGATCGCTCAATCCGACTGGGAGTTCAGCAGGGTGACCGCGGGCTTCTGACGGCCCTCGAGCGTGCTCGGGAAGGCGTCCGGTTTGGCGCCTTCACTGGGCATGGTTGGCGTGCTCGATGAGATCGATGTAGGCGTCGAGCGAGGCGGTTTGTTCGGCCTTCGCATCGATGACCCGGCCCGCACCATCGCGGATGGGGATGAGCGTGGGAGGAATGGTCGCGATCCGCTTCGGCAAGTTCAGTGCTGCATTGCGGGCAACGACTTCGTCGCGCAACTTCGGATCCAACCGGAGACCATACTTTTCGACGAGCGCCCGGAGGGCAGCGCCATCGCCGGTGGCCTTGATGCGCTGGTATTCGGCCAGGAGCTCACCGACGGCCCTGCGCCACGCATCCGGATCCTTCACCACGAAGAAGACGTCTCCGTTGCGTCGCTCCACGGAAATGACGCCCTTGTCGCGGAGGAATCCCAACTCGATGAATGCGGCACGCTGGTGGTCCTCTTCGATCACGTCTCCGTGGGGCACTTGCAAATGATTGGTCAACAGCATCGTCGTCTTGGCCGCTGGGTAAACGCGTGCGCATCCGGTGTCCGGCAAAACTCCGATTTCCACCGTCTTGGGGTCGCCGGTGAGGTAATCGGCGACCAGATCGGCCCGCCCTTCTTCCATGGCTCCAAAGTGGGGGGCCAACGGCTTCGCCGGATCGTCTGCGAGCGACGGCATGACTTTCCCCGAGCCATGCCCCGTAATTTCGTGAAAGCCCGCCAGGGCATACCAAAGATACGGCGCACACCGGTCCATTTCGGCGCGATCTTCGGCGGGAGCGAACGCGGTGGTTCGGCGTGTCCCCATCACCGCGCGATTCGTATCCTCGACGCTCAACACGATCGCATTCTTCGAGCCGTATTTTTCTTTTAGATCTTGGGCATCGGGCAGATTGATGCCCCCGAACCCGAAGGGGCCCGCACCCGCCGTGGCAGCGAGTGCCATGACGGCTGCCGCCGCCGGTGGACGAAACACGTCGCGCCGATGCTCCGGGGCGAAGGGGAGCTTCTGCTCGAAGTACGCGGCATTCGCGGCCAGAGCTTGCAGCGGGCCATTGCGCTCGGGATCGGGCATCGATACGAAGGCCAGAAAGCTCCCCTTGCGCTGGCGAACATCGTCGTACGTCAGGATGAAACCAAAGGCGTAGTCGATCGGGAAAGCCTCGGTGAGCCACTCGATATCGTGCTCGCGCATCCGTTCGTTGTCGCCTGTCTCCAAGTACGTGACGAGGCGCTCCAGTGCGCGTTTCTCTCTTGCTGGCGCGATCGCGCTCGCGTCGCGAAGGTGCGAAATGATGTGTCGAATCTCCGAAGCGGCCAATCCCGGCGGCGTACGCGCATCGCCGGCGCGGTAGACCTCTTCGATGATCTTGCCGTTTTCTTTGCGCAGGCGGCCATTGAGTTCGTACTTCTCGCGATATGTCTCGAAGTCCTTGCTCGTGAGTCCTTGGTAATGGCTGGCCGCACTCTCGACGATGGGATCCTTGCCCGGCCCCGGATTCTTGTCGACGAGCATCGGTTCGACCTTCGGATCGAACATGGCGGCCAACAGCTCGGGCGCAACGGCGACCCCCGTCGACTGGGCCGCGCGCTCGAATTCGCTCTGCGAAATGGGCAAGGTGATCTTCAGGCTCGTCCAGTGATCATGCAATCCGTGGTAGAGAAAGAGGTACCTGCGGCAGGCAAGGACCCGTTCGCGCAACCTTGGCTCGAGCCGCTCGGCCTTGGCCAGAATCGCGCGCACCGCAGCCTGCGCGGGCAACGCAAAGCGCGAAGACTGCATGGTGAGCAGCGAATCCGCGCTCCAAGCCGCCGCCACGAGGTGGTACGCGAGCGCGCGCTGCGAAGGCGTAAGCGCGGCGAACCCGGTGGGCGGATACGACGCCACCGTCGCGTCGCCGACCGAATCGAGCACCGTGGCCTTCGACGGGCCACGACGCACCTCGCGATACGGCTCCACATGCGACGGGCGCACACCGGAGCATGCGATGAGGGAGAGCGCGATTCCCACGACGGAGCGGCCGAATCGGTGCGGTAGACCCATGATTGTGCTTCGTCCGACGGCGCCCCCAAATTTCACCCCCGGAATCACCTACTGCACGGCACCACCATCGCCACGGACCGCGAGCACCTGCACGTGCCATCATGGCCGCAATGCCCAACCGGAGCCGCGAGGAGATCTCAACTGCCGTGTCGACGTGGGGGCGCCCCCGCGAAATTGCATGGCGCGCCTGGAGGTGGGCCGCCACCTTCGACCAGGGTCTCATCGCCTTCGCGGCCGATGACGACGACGGATGGGACCGACTTCGGCGCGAGGGAGCATTGCTCGCCTGCCTCCGCGACCGGGTAGCCTTTGGCATCCCCGGTGTGATCGTCGAGGACGAGGCGCGCCGGCTTCAATTGCGGCGCATGGTACCGGGCATCACCGGCCAGGCCGTCGAACAGTTGGTCTTCGGCCACGCCACCATCGAATCGGCGGGAGCGCGCTATCGGCCGGGCCTGCCTCTCACCCGTGAAGGGGCTCGCCTTGCGCGCGATCTGGGGCGCGCGCTCGGCGAGCTGCAACACGCCGTTTCCGTGGATGATGCGCACGCGCTGGGATTTGGTCGACGCGAGTACGGGCCGATCGTCACCGAAATCGACGCCTATTTGACCCGGCGGCACGACTTGCGCGATCTTCACGAGGTGCTTCTGAGCCTTCGCAGCTGGTTCGCGATGCTGCCCGAGCACCTCGCCTTCTGCCTTTGCGATCTTCAACTCCACAACATGTCGGTGCGGCCGCAAGACGGAGGCCTCGGCGGCTTATTCGACTTCGACGATGCCGCCGTCGCAGACGGTCTCGAAGATTTCAAATACCTCCCGTCCTTCGGGATTGCCTTCACCCAAACCGCGCTCGAGGCGTTCGTCGCTGCGGGCGGGCGGGCTGCGAGCATCGCAGACATCGGCCGATTTCACGTACTCTCGGCGCTGGAGCACTTTCTCTTCGTACCCGAGGAGAGCGAACGTTGGCCGCGAATCGTGGAATGGGTAAGGAGCGCTGTCGCGCACTTCGCACGAGATTGGTAGCGGCGCTTCACGATTCCGGCGGTGTCGTCCAGGAGGCGAGTAGGGCGTGTGCCAGGCGAAGGTCACGGGTGCCGTGGCCTTCGGTGAAGGTCGATAGAATCGGAGCAAGAAGGCCCTTTGCTTTGGAAGGGTTCCCTTGGCTGGCCAGCAGGCGACCGTAGCTGCAGGCAAGTCGCAGCTCCCAGCTCCTGGCATGCTGACGGCGTGCTATTTCGAGGCCGCGCTCGAAGATATGTGCTACTTGCTCGGCATTCGATGGGGCCATAGCGAGGAGTATTTCCCCTTTCAAGCGAAGGAGCTCCGGATCGCAATAGTGCTCCCCCGTCCGTTCCGCGATCTCCATTCCTCGATGGATTGAAAGCATGGCCTCGTCGAGTGCGCCAATTTGCAGCTGCCCCTGGGCCAGCACGGGAAGATAGCGCGTGAAGCCGATGGTCGCGCCCATCGTGGCTCGACGGGACAGGGCTGCGTGGAGGTCGTCGATCCCCTGGCGCTCACCGCACTCGACTTGCGTGTACGCTCGGACGACACGGGCCGTGGACGCGATGAAATGGAGGCCGTACTCCTCGCACAGGTGCAATACTTCGTCCACGAGAGTCCGCGCCTCCGAGAACTCACCGCGGTCATTGTGCTGAAGGGCGAGCAGGAGCAACCGTATCAAGAGACTGACCGGATGATCGTATTTGCGCGCGATTCGCACCCCCTCTTGGCAATGGCGCAGCGCTTGGTCAGGCTCTCCCAATAGCCAGAATGCATAGCCAAGATACACGTGCAAAAGTGCGCCGACGTCCGCCCCCATGTAGACGCGAATCGCTCCTCGCTCCTGCGCCTCATAGAGCCGTATGCCCGCCTCTGCATCGTCGCGGCACCCCGTAAGGTCGCCGTAGTAGAGTGCCGACGCAACCGTCGCCATGTACGCGGCGAGGATCATGCCCTGATGCGCGGCCTCCTTCGCACGGGCCATCAGATGGGCCGCCCAGTCGAGACCGGTGCGGTGCTCACCCCGAACGTGGTTCAATTGTTGAAGGCTCAACATCGCCCAGAACGATTGTTCGTCGCCGTCATACGTCTCGGCGAGCTCACGAATCCGCGAAAGCGTCTCCCGAATACGGATGGACTCGAGTCCATCCTCGGCGAGGTACACGCCCGCCAGCTGGGCCCTCAGCAAAAGCTCGCGTCGGTCGCGGATCGAACTCGATGGCAGCAGATCCAGTTGCGCCATCGCACGCGCATAGTGCGTGAGCGCGTCGATGTTTGCCGACCTTTGCAAAGCCTGTTTCGCCGCCTTCTCGAAATAGACGCAGGCCTCCTCGGGGCGCTTCGCCTCGGCGAAATGCCTGGCCGCGATTTCTGGGTTTTGCTCGGCAATCTGGGAAAATTGCGAGACCAGCACCTCGGCGGCTCGCTGATGCAGCTCCTGCCGCTCTTGTTTGACGAGGGATTGGTATGCGGCTTCTTGCACCAGGGCGTGTTTGAACCTGCACGTCGCGCGCGCGATGGGCCCGATCGGGCGAAAAACCCCGGTCTCCACGAGCTGGAGAAGTCCGATCCGGAGTGATTCTTCGGAAAGAGGCCACATGGCCCGAAGCAGATCGTAATTCATTTCGCGCCCCAGCACCGATCCGACCCGCGCCAGCTTCCTGCCGGGCTCGGGCAAGCTGTCCAGGCGGGCGTGCAAGAGTGCCTCGAGGGTCGCGGGCACCGCGCCAACCCAGGACGACGGTTCATTTCCGCCCTTTTGGAGCGCGTCGACCACACTATACGTGAGCTCCTCGATGAAGAGCGGGACGCCGTCGGCGCGCTGTACGACTTGCTCCACGATCGCGGCGGGCAGATGGCTCCCGCGACCGGCAAAGCCGACCATCGCGGCGCTCTCACTCGGCGAAAGCCGGCGTGGAGCGAGGTGATGCAAGAGCGAGGAACGCGCCCAGAGCGGCTGAAACTCGGGGCGCGCGGTCACGAGCACCATGGCCGGCACCGCGGCGAGACTCGGTAGCCAGCGCTCCAGCAATTCGAGCGTAATGGAGTCTGCCCAGTGCGCATCTTCGACGACGAGCAGCAAGGGCTCCTGCTCGGCCAGCCTCTGGAACAAGCCGATGAGGGCTCCGAGCATCTGGTGCTTCAGCAAATTCGCACTTCGCGACATCGGCGGAGCGGCCGCATCTTGCGTGGGAAGCCCCAGGAGGGCCGCTTTTTGGAGCGGAGAGGCATCCGGATCCAATCCCATCGAGTGCTCCAGGCCTTCGAGGATGGGCTGCAATGCACTGCTCTGGGAGTGCGGCCAGCATTGGCACCGCACCAGTCTGTGCCTCTCCGTCGCCAAACCTTCGAGATGCTGTTCGAGAAGACGCGACTTCCCGATTCCCGCCTCGCCGACGACGAACGCGCATTGGCCTTTGCCGCCGCTGGCCAAGCGCCAAAGGCGGCCCAGTTCATCGAGCTCGAACGTGCGCCCCACCAGCGGCGTGACGTTGCCCGCTGCAATCGGGTTGAAGCGAATCCGATTCTCTTTCCGCCGCAACAATCGATACGAATGTTGTGGCGCCGTTCCCCCCTCGACGGCCACATCCTCGAGCGGCGCGAGCTCGAAGGCGCCCTGCACGAGCATCTGGGTTGCCCGATCCGTGAGAATCTCGTTCGGCTGGGCGCGGCGTTCGAGCGATTGAGCGGCGTCCAGCGCCTCGCCCTGTATCCTCAGGGGCGCGGTTTCCGGATCCACGGCGAGCGGAATGCAAGGACCTGTCGCGATCCCGACGCGGGCGCCACGGGAACGCTTGTCGTCATTGGGCCGAAATGCATCGACAATCAGAGACGACGCACGCAATGCGCGCTGAGCGCTGTCTTCGTGGGCTCGAGGATAGCCAAAGCACGCGACGACCTGTCGGCCCAAGGAGGATAAAATCGTGCCCTCCAATTGGCGCACAATCGTGGCGCATGCCTCGAAAAATTCGCCCACCGAGTCGTCGAGGGCCTCCGTCGATGTCGTGTACGAAAGGGAGCAAGCCATGGCGGTAATCTGGCGCCACTCGGCATTCGCCATGAGACCCGGCATTCGTTGCCGCGGAAAGCTCGGGTCCGACGTCCCCTCTGCGTCCGTGCCGGTGGATTGTCCGCGCAGGGCATGGACGAGCAGCACTTCCAAGGCCACGAACGCGTCCAGCAAATCGTCTGCGCTGCCGAATCGCGCGTCCTTCTCTTTCTCGAGAGCGCTCTTTACGATGCGTTCCGCTTCCTCGGGCAGCTCGGGCCGCGCCCCCCGCAGCGACGGCGAAGGGGCGGACGAGAGTACGGCATTGCGCAGTTCGGCAATGTGCTTCCCCACGAAGGGCGAAAATCCCGTGAGCAATTCGAAGAACATCACCCCCGCAGCCCAGATGTCCGTCCGGCCATCTTGAACCTGGCCACTCCATTGTTCGGGCGACATGTACTGGGGTGTCCCGAGGAAATGTTTGCCAGCGACGTCGTTGCCCGCGGTCAGTTGGGCGACACCAAAGTCGAGAATCTTGGCCGTTCCGTCCCTGGTGATGAAGACGTTGCTCGGCTTCAAATCGCGGTGCACGATTCCAGCGCGGTGTGCATGCGATAATCCCTTGGCGATGTCGATCATGAGTCGGACGGCCCGCCGGACGTCGATGACCGCTTCATTCGTCGCGCGCGCGCGGGCCATGATGGCGTCGAGCGGATGCCCCTCGAGGTGCTCCATCACGAGAAAGGGGTGCCCGCCGTCTTGCCCGATGTCGAACATGCGCACGATGTTTTCGTGGTTCAAACGCGCGCACGCCTGCGCCTCGTGCTGAACGCGCTCCAAGGCCTGCGCCGTGTTC encodes:
- a CDS encoding chitinase, whose protein sequence is MSRIRFHVSAMSVALVMIAGGCAVTAKDDSTTSANSVTSALVAKRSEPYLYMGWGDPPSPSAVMNASGVRSFTMAFVLSSGGCNPAWDGSRPLTGGVDANAISEIRNAGGDIVPSFGGWSGNKLGPNCATASELAGAYQKVIDAYQLKAIDIDIENTDEFENPTVQDRILSALKIVKDNNPGIVTIATFGTTTSGPNDTGKRLIDQSKALGSNIDIFTLMPFDFGSSNIYNDTVGAAEGLKSKLQSTFGWSDAEAYGHIGISGMNGLSDQQEMTSVETWTQIRDWARGKGLARLAFWAANRDRGCPGGGVVSNCSGIAQSDWEFSRVTAGF
- a CDS encoding dipeptidyl peptidase 3 — translated: MGLPHRFGRSVVGIALSLIACSGVRPSHVEPYREVRRGPSKATVLDSVGDATVASYPPTGFAALTPSQRALAYHLVAAAWSADSLLTMQSSRFALPAQAAVRAILAKAERLEPRLRERVLACRRYLFLYHGLHDHWTSLKITLPISQSEFERAAQSTGVAVAPELLAAMFDPKVEPMLVDKNPGPGKDPIVESAASHYQGLTSKDFETYREKYELNGRLRKENGKIIEEVYRAGDARTPPGLAASEIRHIISHLRDASAIAPAREKRALERLVTYLETGDNERMREHDIEWLTEAFPIDYAFGFILTYDDVRQRKGSFLAFVSMPDPERNGPLQALAANAAYFEQKLPFAPEHRRDVFRPPAAAAVMALAATAGAGPFGFGGINLPDAQDLKEKYGSKNAIVLSVEDTNRAVMGTRRTTAFAPAEDRAEMDRCAPYLWYALAGFHEITGHGSGKVMPSLADDPAKPLAPHFGAMEEGRADLVADYLTGDPKTVEIGVLPDTGCARVYPAAKTTMLLTNHLQVPHGDVIEEDHQRAAFIELGFLRDKGVISVERRNGDVFFVVKDPDAWRRAVGELLAEYQRIKATGDGAALRALVEKYGLRLDPKLRDEVVARNAALNLPKRIATIPPTLIPIRDGAGRVIDAKAEQTASLDAYIDLIEHANHAQ
- a CDS encoding phosphotransferase; the encoded protein is MAAMPNRSREEISTAVSTWGRPREIAWRAWRWAATFDQGLIAFAADDDDGWDRLRREGALLACLRDRVAFGIPGVIVEDEARRLQLRRMVPGITGQAVEQLVFGHATIESAGARYRPGLPLTREGARLARDLGRALGELQHAVSVDDAHALGFGRREYGPIVTEIDAYLTRRHDLRDLHEVLLSLRSWFAMLPEHLAFCLCDLQLHNMSVRPQDGGLGGLFDFDDAAVADGLEDFKYLPSFGIAFTQTALEAFVAAGGRAASIADIGRFHVLSALEHFLFVPEESERWPRIVEWVRSAVAHFARDW
- a CDS encoding isoprenylcysteine carboxyl methyltransferase; its protein translation is MVLAHLRSLVLPLFASVFVPWLLVGLGDEPPRTTWWHALRAAPVLAMGLAMLGWTVALFVRVGKGTLAPWNPTRRLVVVGPYAHVRNPMISGVFCILCGEALLLESSRMATWALLFLVVNHVYFVFSEEPGLTMRFGAEYTEYALHVPRWLPRLRPWRPDRTL
- a CDS encoding DUF2325 domain-containing protein yields the protein MGRHSNAESGQHGAQGKAAVIVVGGSGGMSDRYRTIVEERGLELRHFENRVPNGTRRILGRVAAVIVMVGMVSHSLRDQAKSLVPDDAPVVYLRSASLSALRNAVASIEP
- a CDS encoding glucose 1-dehydrogenase encodes the protein MSVLRSFDLTGKRALVTGGNRGLGKAFAFALAEAGASVAITGRDAAANATAHEQMAGAGHRVVAITADMTQRADVERSLAEAIDGLGGVDILINNAGQCIHKAAFDATDEEFDQVFDLNVRGLWLCSKVFGRHMADHRGGVMVNVGSISALIVNRPQMQASYNASKAAVHQLTKSLAVEWAPHNIRVNALAPGYVKTEMAPVDKPEFRRMWIEDSVQKRYATPEEIAPSVIYLASDASAFMTGSVLVIDGGYTVY